GTCGCGGCTTGCGCCGCGTTTCTGATTCTGATGTGCGACCTCGATCCGTCGGCGTCTCGGCAAACATCCCTTGTCGACCACACCGTTCCTCAGAACAATCAAGCCTCCCCACTTGTTCCAGTGGTTGAGCTCTTCCTGACCAGCGTGCAGGCCATCGAGCTCGCCAACGCACGCGCGGCGTATGAGGAGATGCCGGATCCGTCGCGAGCGATCGAACCTGTCGTGCCGGCGCCGCCTTCGCCGACTGAGCGATTCTGTCACGCGCTTCGGGAGGCGGCCGAGGCCAGCGGCATCCCGGTGCCCTTCTTCGCCCGCCTGATTTGGCAGGAGAGCCGCTTCAAGTCCAACGAGGTCAGCCAGGCCGGCGCACAGGGCGTGGCGCAATTCATGCCGGGGACGGCCGCCGAGGTCGGGCTCGATGATCCCTTCAATCCGATGAAGGCGCTGCCGGCATCGGCCAAATTCCTGCGCAAGCTGCGCGACGATTTCGGCAATCTCGGCCTCGCCGCGGCCGCCTACAACGCAGGGCCCGGCCGGATCCAGAAGTGGCTTGCCAAGGAGAGCGAGCT
This genomic stretch from Bradyrhizobium sp. CCGB12 harbors:
- a CDS encoding lytic transglycosylase domain-containing protein — protein: MRFVVAACAAFLILMCDLDPSASRQTSLVDHTVPQNNQASPLVPVVELFLTSVQAIELANARAAYEEMPDPSRAIEPVVPAPPSPTERFCHALREAAEASGIPVPFFARLIWQESRFKSNEVSQAGAQGVAQFMPGTAAEVGLDDPFNPMKALPASAKFLRKLRDDFGNLGLAAAAYNAGPGRIQKWLAKESELPRETRDYVRIITGTRAEDWTERAEALAIRIDLPREAPCEGIGSLSKAKDVAWVPVNLTPSVTTIIRKAEQLAARLTNRARKRFASLPQKNASAHGKARSMIAARAAGKSAKARAVRLASRERPSG